In Aegilops tauschii subsp. strangulata cultivar AL8/78 chromosome 3, Aet v6.0, whole genome shotgun sequence, one genomic interval encodes:
- the LOC109785302 gene encoding uncharacterized protein, which yields MLLRLLALIFAAVLAASSSSIDARAIHPIFLPFGDSGRRLIGIQRCEECFGICQEVHYRTLCSTMATLPGVTTPQQLLDTALRVTAAKSAMAEMRLDEAMRAGLGNTIPMMSSLQSCRDSYASLTDSLGKSRTTLKKGGSRDDLMSELSAASTYSTDCRDIFGERPELKSPIRGAQRHIMRLVSNCLDLATAIRQP from the exons ATGTTACTACGCCTCCTCGCGCTGATCTTTGCCGCCGTCTTGGCGGCGTCCTCCAGCTCCATCGATGCCCGTGCGATCCACCCTATCTTCCTCCCCTTCGGCGACAGTGGCCGCCGCCTGATCGGCATCCAGAGGTGCGAAGAATGCTTCGGCATATGTCAAGAG GTGCACTACAGAACGCTGTGTAGCACGATGGCGACGCTGCCCGGGGTGACGACCCCGCAGCAGCTCCTGGACACGGCCCTGCGGGTGACGGCGGCCAAGTCGGCCATGGCGGAGATGCGGCTCGACGAGGCGATGAGGGCAGGCCTGGGCAACACCATCCCGATGATGTCGTCGCTGCAGTCGTGCAGGGACAGCTACGCGTCGCTGACGGACTCGCTGGGGAAGTCGCGGACGACGCTCAAGAAGGGGGGCAGCCGCGACGATCTCATGTCGGAGCTGTCGGCGGCCAGCACCTACTCCACCGACTGCCGGGACATCTTCGGCGAGCGCCCGGAGCTCAAGTCGCCGATACGCGGCGCGCAGCGCCACATCATGCGCCTCGTCAGCAACTGCCTCGACCTGGCTACCGCCATCAGGCAGCCCTGA